GTGGATTTTAAAAAATAAACCACCGTTTTATAAATGCCTTATCTTAAGGGCTGCTAATTTTGTCATGGTCTTTAATGCCGTTACACACTTGTTATGAAGTTGCTATGTAATTTCCTCCTTGCCGCATGTAGTATTATATTATTGGGTGGTTGTGTTGCGCAAAAGCAAGAAAGAAAATTCCGTATCGGTTTTTCTCAATGCACCGGCACCGACAACTGGCGGCGGATGATGCTGTCCGGCATTCGCCGCGAACTGGCTTTTCATCCGGGTACGGAACTGCTATACAAAGATGCCAACGACAATAACCAGTTACAGATACAGCAGGTGCGCGAACTGCTGACGCAAAACATAGACCTGCTCATGGTATCGCCAAATGAGGCGCAGCCGCTTACGCAGGTGGTGGAAGAAGCCTTTACCAAAGGTATTCCCGTGATTGTGATAGACCGGAAAACGGCTTCGCAGTTCTATACCAGTTTTGTAGGCGCCGATAACTTCGGGATTGGTAAAATGGCCGGGGAATATGTGGGCCGCACTCTACATGGAAAGGGCAAAGTGATAGAAGTGATAGGCCGCCCTGGTTCCACGCCGGCCATTGCCCGGCAGCAGGGTTTTGCAGCAGGCCTGGCACAGTACCCGGGCATTACCATGCTGGCCCAGGTATATGGCAACTGGCTGAAAGATGATGCCAGCAAACAATTGCTCACCATTAAAGAAAAGTTGCCCGGCGCAGACCTGGTATTTGCCCACAACGACCTGATGGCCATGGGGGCACACGAGGTCTACGAAAAACTGGGCATTGGCAAAAAAGTAACGTTCATCGGTGTAGATGGGCTGCCGGGCCCTGGAGGTGGCATGCAGTTCGTGAGCGACCAGCTGCTCGATGCGACCCTACTTTACCCTACCGGCGGCGAAGAAGCGGTGCAAACGGCGTTTAAGATCTTGAACGGTGAACCATTCAATAAAGAAAATATCCTGCAAACGCTGATTATCGACTCCAGCAACGTACACCCGTTACAGCTACAGGCAGATAAGATCAATGAGCAGCAGCGCGATATCGAAAAACAACAGGGCTTACTGGAAGCGCAACAGGCCACTTATAAAAGCCAGACGACCCTGCTTTACATTACCGTAACGGCTTTCGTACTGGTGCTGGTGCTTGGCACCGTAGCGTTCTTTGCGTGGCGGAACAACATCCGGATAAACCAGCGCTTGTCGGCTAGCCGGAACGAAATAATGGTGCAGCAGGAGCAACTGATCGCTATGACGGCTACCGCCAAGGAAGCCACCGATGCAAAGTTCAATTTCTTCACCAATATCTCCCACGAGCTCAGAACCCCGCTTACGCTTATCCTCGGGCCACTGGAAGATGCGCTCACCTCTCCCCGTCTCCATTTTACCCTGAAGAACGATTTGGAGCTGATGCAGAAGAACGCCTTCCGTTTACTGCGCCTCGTAAACCAGCTCATGGACTTTCGCAAGATCGAACATAGCAGCATGAAACTGAAGGCATCGGAAAACGACCTCGTGGCGTTTGTAACCGACATTACGCATGCCTTCCGGGAGATTGCAAAGAAGAAAAACATTAAGCTGGACGTACATTACCGGTTAAATGAATTGCCGCTTTGGTTCGATACTAATATGCTGGATAAAGTGTTGTTCAACTTACTGTCGAACGCATTTAAATTCACCAAAGAGAACGGCTTCGTAACAGTAGGCATCGGAAAAGACGGGCAGCAGGCGGTGATCCGCATCGAGGATACCGGTGTGGGTATGACGCAGGAAGCCCTTGCGCATGCCTTCGACCTGTTTTATCAGGAGCAGGGAGCAGCCTTCAAAGGCACGGGCCTGGGGCTGGCGCTATCGAGGGAACTGATTGCTTTGCACCACGGCCGCATTACCGTTCAAAGTGAAAAGTGGAAGGGTACAACATTCGAGATCACGCTGCCGCTTGGCAATGCCCACCTTTCGGCAGCAGAAATGGTGAACACGGCCAATCCCGCCACTACTATGCGGGAAGACATTCATCTGTATGTAGCCGACAACACCCTAACGCCATCGGAGCCACCAGTAAATACCGGTGCTGCCCGGGAATCCTCCATCCTGGTCATCGAAGACAGCGACGATCTGCGTAACTTTTTAAAATACCGGTTGTCAGCCCACTTCGACGTATACGAGGCGGCCAATGGCAATGGGGGAATCAGCATGGCGTACGAGATCGTGCCCGACCTGATCATCTGCGACATTGCGCTGCCAGGCAACGATGGGCTGCAGGTGACCGAAACGCTGAAAGCTGATATCCGCTCTTCGCATATTCCTATTATTATTCTCACGGCTAATTCGGGCATTGACAAACAGATCGCCAGCCTTCAACTGCGGGCTGATGCTTTTATTGCCAAACCGTTCAACTTTCAGCATCTTGAAGAAACTATCAAATCGTTGCTTGATAACCGGAAGTTGTTGCGGGAGCATTACACAGCGGAAGTTCCGGCAGAAGCCAAAGCCGGCGCACCGAAGAAGATCGACCGCAAATTTGTGAATGAGTTTACCGCGATTGTGGAAAAGAATATTGCTAATGAGAATTTTTCTGTGGAAGATATCTGCCGGGAAACCCAGATCTCCCGGGTGCAATTGAGTAGAAAGATCAAGGCCTTGCTGGGGGTGAATGTGAATGATTATATCCTGAATGCACGCCTGCAGAAGGCGAAGTATTTGCTGACGAATGAGGATCTGACGATTGCACAGGTAGCGTATAGGGTGGGGTTTTCGTCGCAGGCTTATTTTGCTACGGTGTTTAAGTCCCGGCTTGGAAGCACTCCTTCGGAGTATAAGGAGAAGGGGAAGGGATGAAGGGCCAGCCGGTTTGAGATCGAATTTGCCAGTCATGTCACAAATGATTTTGGTTGTTACTGTAAATAAACATTAAACACTTTCAAGTCATTGATCTGATGGCGTTTCCTCTATGATACCTGCGTGTATGACCGGCCTTTTGGTATAGTCCTTATTTTTGTGTGTATG
This window of the Chitinophaga sancti genome carries:
- a CDS encoding hybrid sensor histidine kinase/response regulator transcription factor is translated as MKLLCNFLLAACSIILLGGCVAQKQERKFRIGFSQCTGTDNWRRMMLSGIRRELAFHPGTELLYKDANDNNQLQIQQVRELLTQNIDLLMVSPNEAQPLTQVVEEAFTKGIPVIVIDRKTASQFYTSFVGADNFGIGKMAGEYVGRTLHGKGKVIEVIGRPGSTPAIARQQGFAAGLAQYPGITMLAQVYGNWLKDDASKQLLTIKEKLPGADLVFAHNDLMAMGAHEVYEKLGIGKKVTFIGVDGLPGPGGGMQFVSDQLLDATLLYPTGGEEAVQTAFKILNGEPFNKENILQTLIIDSSNVHPLQLQADKINEQQRDIEKQQGLLEAQQATYKSQTTLLYITVTAFVLVLVLGTVAFFAWRNNIRINQRLSASRNEIMVQQEQLIAMTATAKEATDAKFNFFTNISHELRTPLTLILGPLEDALTSPRLHFTLKNDLELMQKNAFRLLRLVNQLMDFRKIEHSSMKLKASENDLVAFVTDITHAFREIAKKKNIKLDVHYRLNELPLWFDTNMLDKVLFNLLSNAFKFTKENGFVTVGIGKDGQQAVIRIEDTGVGMTQEALAHAFDLFYQEQGAAFKGTGLGLALSRELIALHHGRITVQSEKWKGTTFEITLPLGNAHLSAAEMVNTANPATTMREDIHLYVADNTLTPSEPPVNTGAARESSILVIEDSDDLRNFLKYRLSAHFDVYEAANGNGGISMAYEIVPDLIICDIALPGNDGLQVTETLKADIRSSHIPIIILTANSGIDKQIASLQLRADAFIAKPFNFQHLEETIKSLLDNRKLLREHYTAEVPAEAKAGAPKKIDRKFVNEFTAIVEKNIANENFSVEDICRETQISRVQLSRKIKALLGVNVNDYILNARLQKAKYLLTNEDLTIAQVAYRVGFSSQAYFATVFKSRLGSTPSEYKEKGKG